A stretch of the Actinotalea sp. JY-7876 genome encodes the following:
- a CDS encoding serpin family protein, protein MPATTASLVSQFAADVNRAHATEHGVVSPLGLWLLLALTAPSATGAHRSDLEAALGTDARDAADRAAALLADAHPAVATAVALWTRARFVDAARHRALAATLPAAVAVGAMPTQAEADRWAAEHTGGLLTRFPLDLDDDAAVVLASALAAKVSWLEPFDDAPASDLGGEFGQRTALALRAPAGHDVALLDTDAAGPVAAHAAESATGLRVLSVMAGPDVPAAAVHDAAAQVAAALDVEAPGARRLDVFDLPTGPGAAWDVAETREEILGAHGDRHTTWTAYLAPWSAESRHDLAGAPGVRAALATLTGLLSPAAGSGDGAATQVARAEYTREGFAAAAVTAMGIRATGMPMPRLVTHRRVTVRFNRPYAVVALARATAPDPARPWDRRTVAGPAWDGVPVFSAWVARPGA, encoded by the coding sequence ATGCCCGCCACCACCGCGTCCCTGGTCAGCCAGTTCGCCGCCGACGTCAACCGCGCGCACGCGACCGAGCACGGCGTGGTCAGCCCTCTCGGCCTGTGGCTCCTGCTGGCACTCACCGCGCCGTCCGCGACCGGCGCCCACCGCAGCGACCTCGAGGCGGCGCTCGGCACCGACGCACGCGACGCGGCCGACCGAGCCGCCGCCCTGCTCGCCGACGCCCATCCCGCCGTCGCCACCGCCGTCGCCCTCTGGACGCGCGCCCGGTTCGTCGACGCCGCGCGCCACCGGGCCCTCGCCGCGACGCTTCCCGCCGCCGTCGCCGTCGGCGCGATGCCCACCCAGGCCGAGGCGGACCGGTGGGCCGCCGAGCACACCGGTGGGCTGCTGACCCGGTTCCCGCTCGACCTCGACGACGACGCCGCCGTCGTGCTCGCCTCGGCGCTCGCCGCGAAGGTCTCGTGGCTGGAGCCGTTCGACGACGCCCCGGCGTCCGACCTCGGCGGTGAGTTCGGGCAGCGGACCGCGCTCGCGTTGCGCGCCCCGGCCGGACACGACGTCGCGCTCCTGGACACCGACGCGGCGGGTCCCGTCGCCGCGCACGCCGCGGAGTCCGCCACCGGGCTGCGCGTGCTGTCGGTCATGGCCGGGCCGGACGTGCCCGCCGCCGCGGTGCACGACGCGGCCGCGCAGGTCGCCGCCGCCCTGGACGTCGAGGCGCCGGGGGCGCGGCGCCTCGACGTGTTCGACCTACCCACCGGCCCGGGCGCCGCCTGGGACGTCGCCGAGACCCGCGAGGAGATCCTCGGCGCCCACGGCGACCGCCACACCACCTGGACGGCCTACCTCGCCCCGTGGTCCGCGGAGTCGAGGCACGACCTCGCCGGCGCGCCGGGCGTCCGCGCCGCCTTGGCCACGCTGACCGGCCTGCTGTCCCCCGCCGCCGGGAGCGGTGACGGTGCCGCCACGCAGGTCGCGCGCGCCGAGTACACGCGCGAGGGCTTCGCGGCGGCCGCCGTGACCGCGATGGGCATCCGCGCGACCGGGATGCCCATGCCACGGCTCGTCACGCACCGCCGGGTCACGGTGCGCTTCAACCGCCCCTACGCCGTGGTGGCCCTCGCCCGCGCCACCGCGCCCGACCCGGCGCGGCCGTGGGACCGGCGCACCGTCGCCGGACCCGCGTGGGACGGCGTGCCCGTCTTCAGCGCCTGGGTCGCCCGCCCGGGCGCCTGA
- a CDS encoding tyrosine-type recombinase/integrase — translation MTGAASSSMITAQQGVGGVHLSLWYQAISAHSRALRAAGRRPATVVLYEHYLRNVAVKLHRRSPWAVTTADLEGLLGEVDWGPSARKSLRTALVSFYRWAHRAGHIAADPTAGLPTVRVPRGRPRPAPERVVVDALRTAGERERLMVKLAVFAGLRAGEIARVHTRDLCGDVLVVQGKGGKQRDVPLDDTELLDAIAGAGGWLFPNGRGRHLTPNHVSKLVARALPEGWTAHTLRHRFGTRAYAGTRDLLAVSQLLGHASPDTTLVYVQMPDDHMRDAVRAASAVGSATARRLTRVRPREIA, via the coding sequence GTGACAGGCGCTGCCTCCTCCTCCATGATCACTGCCCAGCAGGGCGTCGGGGGGGTTCATCTGTCGTTGTGGTACCAGGCGATCAGCGCGCACAGCCGGGCGCTGCGCGCGGCTGGGCGCCGCCCCGCCACGGTCGTGCTCTACGAGCACTACCTGCGCAACGTCGCCGTCAAGCTGCACAGGCGGAGCCCATGGGCCGTCACGACGGCCGACCTCGAAGGGCTCCTGGGCGAGGTCGACTGGGGTCCGTCGGCCCGTAAGTCGCTGCGCACCGCCCTGGTGAGCTTCTACCGCTGGGCCCACCGGGCCGGGCACATCGCGGCCGACCCGACGGCTGGCCTGCCCACCGTGCGGGTGCCGCGGGGCCGCCCGCGCCCCGCGCCCGAGCGCGTCGTCGTCGACGCCCTGCGCACCGCCGGGGAGCGCGAGCGGCTCATGGTCAAGCTCGCCGTCTTCGCCGGGCTGCGTGCCGGCGAGATCGCCCGCGTGCACACCCGCGACCTGTGCGGTGACGTCCTGGTGGTGCAGGGCAAGGGCGGCAAGCAGCGCGACGTCCCGCTCGACGACACCGAGCTGCTCGACGCCATCGCCGGCGCGGGCGGCTGGCTGTTCCCGAACGGCCGCGGGCGCCACCTCACGCCCAACCACGTCTCCAAGCTCGTCGCCCGAGCGCTCCCCGAGGGCTGGACCGCGCACACGCTCCGCCACCGGTTCGGTACCCGGGCCTACGCGGGCACGCGCGACCTGCTCGCCGTCTCCCAGCTGCTCGGCCATGCCAGCCCGGACACCACGCTGGTGTACGTCCAGATGCCCGACGACCACATGCGCGACGCCGTGCGAGCCGCGAGCGCCGTCGGTTCAGCCACGGCGCGCCGACTCACGAGGGTGCGGCCGCGCGAGATCGCCTGA
- a CDS encoding M23 family metallopeptidase translates to MTWVRPAAGRITSPYGPRKLAGSVSNHHDGLDLGSKRGPVHAARDGVVRSIWQTSKGAWVLDIRHPDEGGRQVRTRYIHMYRDEIAVAVGKRVTAGQQVGRSGASGTSAAHLHFEVLVDGRPVDPAPFLAARGVYLDGAPVADSRPSPAPIPTTPTGVLPVPITEDDDMFSDTDRKLLEQVRAGVDHLKARGYAYKLDGGRAFFAGVGTSARIWLDGAAHAAMGSPRVIPLPPDDPFWARTVIYTPGELYRRQGDRTGACYVLASGGIRHVSAAEYAAMGRPGLVDLPGTHPLWARPVVGG, encoded by the coding sequence ATGACGTGGGTCCGCCCGGCAGCAGGTCGCATCACGTCCCCCTACGGGCCGCGCAAGCTCGCTGGCTCGGTGTCCAACCACCACGACGGTCTGGATCTCGGCTCCAAGCGCGGCCCGGTCCACGCGGCGCGCGACGGCGTCGTGCGCTCGATCTGGCAGACGAGCAAGGGCGCGTGGGTCCTCGACATCCGGCACCCCGACGAGGGTGGCCGGCAGGTCCGGACCCGCTACATCCACATGTACCGCGACGAGATCGCCGTGGCCGTCGGGAAGCGCGTGACCGCTGGCCAGCAGGTGGGCCGGTCGGGCGCGTCCGGCACGAGCGCCGCACACCTGCACTTCGAGGTCCTCGTCGACGGTCGCCCGGTGGACCCGGCCCCGTTCCTCGCCGCGCGAGGCGTCTACCTCGACGGCGCGCCCGTTGCGGACTCGCGGCCGAGCCCAGCGCCCATCCCCACGACACCGACCGGTGTCCTACCCGTACCGATCACGGAGGACGACGACATGTTCAGCGACACCGACCGCAAGCTGCTCGAGCAGGTCCGCGCTGGCGTGGACCACCTCAAGGCCCGCGGGTACGCGTACAAGCTCGACGGCGGGCGCGCGTTCTTCGCCGGCGTCGGGACGTCCGCGCGCATCTGGCTCGACGGCGCCGCCCACGCGGCGATGGGGTCCCCGCGCGTGATCCCGCTGCCCCCCGACGACCCGTTCTGGGCGCGCACCGTCATCTACACCCCCGGCGAGCTGTACCGCCGTCAGGGCGACCGCACGGGCGCCTGCTACGTCCTGGCCAGTGGCGGCATCCGGCACGTCTCCGCAGCCGAGTACGCGGCGATGGGCAGGCCGGGCCTGGTGGACCTGCCCGGTACGCACCCGCTGTGGGCGCGACCGGTCGTCGGCGGCTGA
- a CDS encoding phage tail tape measure protein has translation MTDRSRDVRVRILSEFYDEGTKAAERATRRLANLQMSAAQEDVAREAQRAAAVIEANRRQADAMAATGRSMVGVAAAIAIGLGLATKSAIDWESAWAGVSKTIDGSPEQMAALERELRGLALVLPATHEEIAGVAEAAGQLGVKREDVAAFTRTMIDMGETTNLSSEEAATSIAQLANIMGEGADKADEMGSAIVALGNDGASTERDIVSMALRIAGAGRTVGMSTDQVLAYSSALSSVGIEAEAGGTAISRVMLQIKNDIDSGSDTVARYAQIAGVSAEEFAASWGKDAAGALNQFISGLGRMQDEGGNTTAALDELGFADVRVADTLRRAALAGDLVTESLETSSGAWRENSALTEEARKRYETTGARLEIARNQINDAAIDIGGIFLPAVANATEGVGQLAVGFGALPPTAQEWVANLGAAAAGLTGIVGGAAIAIPKLHELRTTVDALHGGSSSAGKAIGGLTSILTGPWGLAIAGAVTAGAFWLQQQGEIKQNVDALSRSLDKQTGAITDNTRAQTVLRLQERGVLEAAQQLGLELDRVTDAALGNAGAMRYVAEAVEEQRAAEQAAATDSALFTDELVRRQNAADLLSRQMPGQRAELEASREEWQREAEALGEAADVTDTATSSTEMLNAELGVGEQAAANAATAIDDLAAALDDLNGPTLDARAAEREWHAQIREVTAALEENGTTLDATTEKGAANQAVLDGLARAGMARATALLDETGSVEQFNASLEGSRQALFENAKQFGLTDEAAWQYVDSVLAIPDTSTTRAILDTTAAERQLAWFKSTLANNNVVITADLRANNPFYANRANGGIDFFGNGGTRYEDHRAQILPAGTMRVWAEPETQGEAYIPLSPHKRPRSTEVLGDVANRFGLVVTRADQVGAQSSHMVAAEVDSSAVAAGVASALAGMHLELSIQGTGVREIARVEAVRVGKVSSGRPRR, from the coding sequence GTGACCGACCGCTCCCGGGACGTGCGCGTCCGGATCCTCTCCGAGTTCTACGACGAGGGAACCAAGGCCGCGGAGCGGGCTACCCGCCGTCTGGCGAACCTGCAGATGTCGGCCGCGCAGGAGGACGTGGCCCGGGAGGCCCAGCGCGCTGCCGCGGTCATCGAGGCGAACCGTCGCCAGGCCGACGCGATGGCCGCGACCGGTCGCTCGATGGTCGGCGTCGCCGCGGCGATCGCGATCGGCCTCGGCCTGGCGACGAAGTCCGCGATCGACTGGGAGTCGGCGTGGGCCGGGGTCTCCAAGACGATCGACGGCAGCCCTGAGCAGATGGCCGCCCTCGAGCGCGAGCTGCGCGGCCTCGCCCTGGTCCTGCCAGCGACGCACGAGGAGATCGCTGGCGTCGCGGAAGCCGCTGGTCAGCTCGGCGTGAAGCGCGAGGACGTCGCCGCCTTCACCCGGACGATGATCGACATGGGTGAGACGACGAACCTCTCGTCGGAGGAGGCCGCGACCTCGATCGCCCAGCTCGCGAACATCATGGGCGAGGGCGCGGACAAGGCCGACGAGATGGGCTCGGCGATCGTCGCACTCGGCAACGACGGCGCCTCGACCGAGCGCGACATCGTCTCGATGGCGCTGCGCATCGCGGGCGCCGGCCGCACCGTCGGCATGAGCACCGACCAGGTCCTCGCGTACTCCTCCGCTCTCTCGTCCGTCGGCATCGAGGCGGAGGCTGGTGGTACCGCGATCTCCCGCGTCATGCTGCAGATCAAGAACGACATCGACTCCGGCTCAGACACCGTCGCGCGGTACGCGCAGATCGCCGGCGTCTCGGCCGAGGAGTTCGCCGCCAGCTGGGGCAAGGACGCCGCCGGCGCCCTCAACCAGTTCATCTCCGGTCTGGGCCGGATGCAGGACGAGGGCGGCAACACCACAGCCGCTCTCGACGAGCTCGGCTTCGCCGACGTCCGCGTCGCTGACACCCTGCGCCGCGCTGCGCTCGCCGGCGACCTGGTGACGGAGTCCCTCGAGACCTCGTCGGGAGCGTGGCGCGAGAACAGCGCACTGACCGAGGAGGCCCGGAAGCGGTACGAGACGACCGGGGCCCGCCTCGAGATCGCCCGCAACCAGATCAACGACGCGGCGATCGACATCGGCGGGATCTTCCTGCCCGCGGTCGCGAACGCGACAGAGGGCGTGGGTCAGCTCGCGGTCGGGTTCGGCGCGCTGCCTCCGACGGCGCAGGAGTGGGTCGCGAACCTGGGGGCGGCCGCGGCTGGCCTGACGGGCATCGTGGGCGGCGCGGCGATCGCGATCCCGAAGCTGCACGAGTTGCGCACCACGGTCGACGCGCTCCACGGCGGCTCGTCGTCGGCCGGCAAGGCGATCGGTGGGCTCACGAGCATCCTGACCGGTCCGTGGGGCCTGGCGATCGCGGGCGCCGTCACGGCCGGCGCCTTCTGGTTGCAGCAGCAGGGCGAGATCAAGCAGAACGTCGACGCGCTCTCGCGGTCCCTGGACAAGCAGACCGGTGCGATCACCGACAACACCCGCGCTCAGACCGTCCTGCGCCTGCAGGAACGCGGTGTGCTCGAGGCAGCGCAGCAGCTCGGGCTCGAGCTGGACCGGGTCACCGACGCGGCCCTGGGCAACGCAGGGGCGATGCGCTACGTCGCGGAGGCGGTCGAGGAGCAGCGCGCCGCCGAGCAGGCCGCCGCCACCGACTCGGCGCTGTTCACCGACGAGCTGGTGCGCCGCCAGAACGCCGCCGACCTCCTGTCGCGCCAGATGCCCGGGCAGCGGGCCGAACTCGAGGCGTCACGCGAGGAGTGGCAGCGCGAGGCTGAGGCGCTCGGCGAAGCGGCGGACGTGACCGACACGGCCACGTCGTCGACGGAGATGCTCAACGCCGAGCTGGGCGTCGGAGAGCAGGCCGCTGCGAACGCGGCTACGGCGATCGACGACCTCGCGGCCGCACTCGACGACCTCAACGGTCCCACCCTCGACGCGCGCGCCGCCGAGAGGGAGTGGCACGCGCAAATCCGCGAGGTGACCGCGGCGCTCGAGGAGAATGGCACCACCCTCGACGCGACGACGGAGAAGGGCGCGGCGAACCAGGCGGTGCTGGACGGCCTGGCGCGAGCGGGCATGGCGCGGGCCACGGCGCTGCTCGACGAGACGGGATCCGTCGAGCAGTTCAACGCCTCCCTCGAGGGCTCGCGTCAAGCGCTATTCGAGAACGCGAAGCAGTTCGGGCTCACCGATGAAGCGGCGTGGCAGTACGTCGACTCGGTGCTCGCGATCCCCGACACGTCGACCACCCGCGCGATCCTTGACACCACCGCGGCAGAGCGGCAGCTGGCGTGGTTCAAGTCGACCCTGGCGAACAACAACGTGGTCATCACCGCCGACCTGCGCGCCAACAACCCGTTCTACGCGAACCGCGCGAACGGCGGCATCGACTTCTTCGGCAACGGCGGCACCCGCTATGAGGACCACCGCGCGCAGATCCTGCCGGCTGGCACGATGCGCGTCTGGGCTGAGCCGGAGACCCAGGGCGAGGCGTACATCCCCCTCTCGCCCCACAAGCGCCCGCGCTCGACGGAGGTCCTCGGGGACGTCGCGAACCGCTTCGGCCTGGTCGTCACGCGCGCGGACCAGGTCGGAGCGCAGTCGTCGCACATGGTCGCTGCGGAGGTCGACTCGAGCGCCGTCGCCGCTGGCGTCGCGTCCGCGCTCGCGGGCATGCACCTCGAGCTGTCGATCCAGGGGACCGGCGTACGCGAGATCGCCCGAGTCGAGGCAGTGCGTGTCGGCAAGGTCTCGTCCGGACGACCGAGGAGGTAG
- a CDS encoding HK97 gp10 family phage protein — protein sequence MTSRDADLTKLASDLNRLPANLRRAVRPKVREAGGETLRVAQANARWSSRIPAALSLRTSFGARAAGATVVASTAIAPHARVYEGMVHDSFRHPVFARAGRGAEWVSQAARPYVRPAAKATGQRFVEATNTAIDEALTASGFTK from the coding sequence GTGACGTCCCGCGACGCTGACCTCACCAAGCTCGCGTCCGACCTGAACCGTCTGCCGGCGAACCTGCGCCGGGCGGTGCGCCCGAAGGTCCGCGAGGCCGGCGGCGAGACGCTGCGTGTCGCGCAGGCCAATGCCCGGTGGTCCTCGCGGATCCCGGCCGCCCTGTCGTTACGGACGTCGTTCGGGGCCCGCGCGGCTGGCGCGACCGTCGTCGCGTCGACCGCGATCGCTCCTCACGCCCGCGTCTACGAGGGCATGGTGCACGACTCCTTCCGCCACCCGGTGTTCGCGCGCGCTGGCCGCGGGGCGGAGTGGGTCTCCCAGGCGGCCCGCCCGTACGTGCGCCCGGCAGCGAAGGCGACCGGTCAGCGGTTCGTCGAGGCGACGAACACCGCGATCGACGAGGCGCTCACCGCATCTGGCTTCACGAAGTGA
- a CDS encoding HK97 family phage prohead protease: MDTELVEQIAAAGRERSQAVAQRADRPGQRRCAPEQSARAWVSAPAERLELRAADAEGGSLRFEGYAAVYERGYEMWDWYGPYTEVVSAGAGASSLARADLDVPLVLQHSALRRIARTSNGTLLLSEDETGLRTDAPALDPTDADVAYIAPKLRAGLIDEMSFMFRIVRGIWSPDYTEYRIEEYDIHRGDVAIVAYGANPFTVGAGLRSSDALEVVRSLDEQTAREAFTVLRSRLEPAGALPQRGRDLVSLEDTRLVELV; this comes from the coding sequence ATGGACACCGAGCTCGTCGAGCAGATCGCGGCCGCGGGCCGTGAGCGCTCGCAGGCGGTCGCCCAGCGCGCGGACCGGCCTGGCCAGCGCCGGTGCGCGCCCGAACAGAGCGCTCGTGCGTGGGTCTCCGCGCCGGCTGAGCGGCTCGAGCTGCGCGCCGCCGACGCCGAGGGCGGGTCGCTGCGCTTCGAGGGGTACGCCGCGGTGTACGAGCGCGGCTACGAGATGTGGGACTGGTACGGGCCGTACACCGAGGTCGTCTCCGCCGGTGCGGGTGCGTCGTCGCTCGCCCGCGCCGACCTGGACGTCCCCCTCGTGCTGCAGCACTCGGCGCTGCGCAGGATCGCGCGCACGTCGAACGGGACGCTGCTCCTCAGCGAGGACGAGACCGGCCTGCGCACGGACGCGCCGGCGCTCGACCCGACGGACGCCGATGTCGCCTACATCGCGCCCAAGCTGCGCGCCGGCCTCATCGACGAGATGAGCTTCATGTTCCGGATCGTGCGCGGCATCTGGTCCCCGGACTACACCGAGTACCGGATCGAGGAGTACGACATCCACCGCGGCGACGTCGCGATCGTCGCCTACGGCGCGAACCCCTTCACCGTCGGCGCCGGCCTCCGCTCGAGCGACGCACTCGAGGTCGTCCGCTCGCTCGACGAGCAGACCGCCCGCGAGGCCTTCACCGTCCTGCGCTCGCGGCTCGAGCCCGCCGGCGCTCTCCCCCAGCGTGGCCGTGACCTCGTCTCCCTCGAGGACACGCGCCTGGTCGAGCTCGTCTGA
- a CDS encoding phage portal protein, translating to MSLLRRSVSLGDVSPGDRPLRRSGGPAVTSTSALRQSVVWASCRLRADLISMMPIDVYRRSKAAGINVPVSTPPVLVNPTEVADGHPMAIAEWMYSGQMSLDRGGNNIGVIRKVDAFGLPAQIDLVSLDDVTMRVKGGRITEYRINGEKHETRHIWHERQHTVAGVPIGLSPVAYAALHLAGAQAAAEFAVDWFVNGAVPSAILKNEEKVLDPLNAERTKRRFLASTRAGEPFVTGKDWSYNAISAKAAEAAFIEQMQYSDVALARFYGVPGDLVDVAVNSSTINYANITQRNLQLLIMNLGAPVKRREDALERLTPSSQFVKLNRDVILAMDAKSRAELFKAQIDSRTRTPDQVRAIDDLLPLSDADYAQFERLWPARTPNQPQTSGGN from the coding sequence GTGAGCCTTCTGCGCCGCTCGGTGTCCCTGGGGGACGTCTCGCCCGGGGACCGGCCTCTGCGCCGCTCTGGCGGCCCCGCGGTGACGTCGACGTCGGCGCTGCGCCAGTCGGTGGTGTGGGCGTCGTGCCGGCTGCGCGCGGACCTGATCTCGATGATGCCGATCGACGTGTACCGCCGGTCGAAGGCCGCCGGCATCAACGTGCCGGTGTCCACGCCCCCCGTCCTCGTGAACCCGACCGAGGTCGCCGACGGCCACCCGATGGCGATCGCCGAGTGGATGTACTCCGGGCAGATGAGCCTGGACCGGGGCGGCAACAACATCGGCGTCATCCGCAAGGTCGACGCGTTCGGGCTGCCCGCGCAGATCGACCTCGTCTCCCTCGACGACGTGACGATGCGCGTCAAGGGCGGCCGGATCACCGAGTACCGGATCAACGGCGAGAAGCACGAGACCCGGCACATCTGGCACGAGCGCCAGCACACGGTCGCCGGCGTCCCGATCGGCCTGTCCCCCGTCGCCTACGCCGCGCTGCACCTCGCCGGCGCGCAGGCCGCGGCCGAGTTCGCGGTCGACTGGTTCGTGAACGGAGCCGTGCCGAGCGCGATCCTCAAGAACGAGGAGAAGGTCCTCGACCCGCTCAACGCCGAGCGGACCAAGCGCCGGTTCCTCGCCTCGACGCGGGCCGGTGAGCCGTTCGTCACGGGCAAGGACTGGTCCTACAACGCGATCTCCGCCAAGGCCGCCGAGGCTGCGTTCATCGAGCAGATGCAGTACTCCGACGTCGCGCTCGCGCGCTTCTACGGTGTGCCCGGCGACCTCGTCGACGTCGCGGTCAACTCCTCGACGATCAACTACGCGAACATCACCCAGCGCAACCTGCAGCTGCTCATCATGAACCTGGGCGCGCCGGTCAAGCGGCGCGAGGACGCGCTCGAGCGCCTCACCCCGTCGTCGCAGTTCGTGAAGCTGAACCGCGATGTGATCCTCGCGATGGACGCGAAGTCGCGCGCCGAGCTGTTCAAGGCGCAGATCGACTCGCGCACCCGCACGCCGGACCAGGTCCGTGCGATCGACGACCTCCTGCCCCTCTCCGACGCCGACTACGCGCAGTTCGAGCGGCTGTGGCCCGCCCGCACGCCCAACCAGCCGCAGACCTCAGGAGGCAACTGA
- a CDS encoding DUF4326 domain-containing protein, with amino-acid sequence MNGPRRVRLSRKKGWRMPPGTVKVDRSTPFGNPFAVGEENGLGWGTVRDAEHAVYLFRLWLSLPARSIAYEVERHRELLTRLPALAGKDLACWCVAGASCHADVLLQLANTANIDAAVEALLDLDAPIPRTPLEDTVAAAQILRATGREPSDAEHLASALVALRRKAEASGATS; translated from the coding sequence GTGAACGGGCCCAGGCGCGTGCGCCTGTCCCGCAAGAAGGGCTGGCGTATGCCGCCCGGCACCGTCAAGGTCGACCGCAGCACCCCGTTCGGCAACCCGTTCGCGGTTGGCGAGGAGAACGGCCTCGGCTGGGGCACCGTCCGGGACGCCGAGCACGCGGTCTACCTGTTCCGCCTGTGGCTCTCACTGCCGGCTCGCTCGATCGCGTACGAGGTCGAGCGCCACCGCGAGCTCCTGACGCGCCTGCCGGCGCTCGCGGGCAAGGACCTCGCGTGCTGGTGCGTGGCTGGTGCGTCGTGCCACGCGGACGTGCTCCTGCAGCTCGCGAACACGGCGAACATCGACGCTGCGGTCGAGGCGCTCCTCGACCTCGACGCACCGATCCCGCGGACACCGCTCGAAGACACGGTCGCAGCGGCGCAGATCCTGCGCGCGACGGGACGCGAGCCGTCGGACGCCGAGCACCTGGCCTCCGCTCTCGTCGCCCTGCGGCGGAAGGCCGAAGCGTCCGGGGCCACCTCGTGA
- a CDS encoding ParB N-terminal domain-containing protein encodes MTAAAKPTRARKRAEVPAPEASTTSSTALDALTAAAPTGTVSLERVEVDPRTLVLDANARTDLQLDARFKALIREHGVLVPLLCRRDPLGQLLVVDGQRRLVAALEEGLPAVPVTMLPPVGDDEARLWDQLVTNDARQPLTAGETAAAYQQLSLMGRSAESIAKRARVDVTVVDTALAVAASKTAAKALKKNTTLTLDQLAALAEFEDNAEVTKELLKHTDDAGTFQHRVSAARAARALTAVREEAIASLPEGTTVLDEDASLPWDAQLERLLDRPGGKSLTVTNHADCPGHAASVLAHRDYSAPGDHAYQADVRWFCTEWKKIGHVSRWATSASGATSGPMAGDAAAERRRVLTNNKAAVAAESVRRAFLREFLQRTKFPADVAVYVAQLVRPGNAGDFRENTVFEELLGEVEATTPHNAMRRLVALAATRAETQMPKDYWRVTTRQDVALHLRALERWGYTLADVEADFVKAVDDAATKAGTR; translated from the coding sequence GTGACCGCCGCGGCGAAGCCGACCCGCGCTCGCAAGCGGGCGGAGGTCCCGGCCCCGGAGGCGTCGACGACGTCGTCGACCGCGTTGGACGCCCTGACCGCTGCCGCGCCGACCGGCACGGTGTCGCTCGAGCGGGTCGAGGTCGACCCCCGCACGCTCGTGCTGGACGCGAACGCGCGTACCGACCTGCAGCTCGACGCGCGTTTCAAGGCGCTGATCCGTGAGCACGGCGTGCTCGTGCCGCTGCTCTGCCGGCGCGACCCGCTCGGACAGCTCCTCGTCGTCGACGGGCAGCGCCGCCTCGTCGCCGCGCTCGAGGAGGGCCTGCCCGCCGTCCCGGTCACGATGCTGCCCCCGGTCGGCGACGACGAGGCGCGGCTGTGGGACCAGCTCGTGACCAACGACGCGCGCCAGCCGCTCACCGCCGGCGAGACCGCGGCCGCGTACCAGCAGCTCTCGCTGATGGGCCGCTCGGCCGAGTCGATCGCCAAGCGCGCGCGCGTCGACGTCACCGTGGTCGACACGGCGCTCGCTGTCGCCGCGTCCAAGACCGCGGCGAAGGCGCTCAAGAAGAACACCACCCTCACGCTCGACCAGCTCGCCGCGCTCGCGGAGTTCGAGGACAACGCCGAGGTCACCAAGGAGCTGCTCAAGCACACCGACGACGCGGGCACGTTCCAGCACCGCGTCTCGGCCGCGCGCGCCGCCCGAGCCCTCACAGCCGTCCGCGAGGAGGCGATCGCGTCTCTGCCCGAGGGCACCACGGTGCTCGACGAGGACGCTTCGCTGCCGTGGGACGCGCAGCTTGAGCGGCTTCTGGACCGGCCGGGCGGCAAGAGCCTCACCGTGACGAACCACGCGGACTGCCCGGGTCACGCCGCGAGCGTGCTGGCCCACCGCGACTACTCGGCACCGGGCGACCACGCCTACCAGGCGGACGTCCGGTGGTTCTGCACCGAGTGGAAGAAGATCGGTCACGTCAGCCGCTGGGCGACGTCGGCGTCGGGTGCGACGTCGGGCCCGATGGCCGGAGACGCCGCGGCGGAGCGGCGGCGGGTCCTCACGAACAACAAGGCCGCGGTCGCGGCGGAGTCCGTGCGCCGAGCGTTCCTGCGCGAGTTCCTGCAGCGCACCAAGTTCCCCGCCGACGTCGCCGTCTACGTCGCACAGCTGGTGCGCCCGGGGAACGCCGGCGACTTCCGCGAGAACACCGTCTTCGAAGAGCTGCTCGGCGAGGTCGAGGCGACGACCCCGCACAACGCGATGCGCCGGCTCGTCGCGCTCGCCGCCACACGCGCCGAGACGCAGATGCCGAAGGACTACTGGCGCGTCACGACCCGTCAGGACGTCGCCCTGCACCTGCGGGCCCTCGAGCGCTGGGGCTACACGCTCGCCGACGTCGAGGCCGACTTCGTGAAGGCCGTCGACGACGCCGCGACGAAGGCGGGCACCCGGTGA